The genome window CCTTAATTCCTTTCATCAACAAGAAAACACCCTTGTTGATCTTCATagctccaccttcagctgtatatttacacccatttgaatcaagagtgcttaaactgatgagattcatcttcaaatCAAGAACATTCCTGAGATTAGATAAGGTGCTGAAAATgtcatcatacatcttgatattgattatTTCCATTCcgatagtcttacaagaagcattattttccatcagcacaactccacctcgagcTGATTCGTATATGGAGAACCATTCActattgggacacatatggtaggaacagtcagagtcaagaatccatttatCTAGTGATCTAACTctgtcatcagtcaccaaaagcaaatcagactcactctcatcttcagcaatactagcatctgtagaatcatctctcttttgttaattttgagCACCACCTCTTGTTTTCTACTTATTAAAAAGTTCATAGCATTCCTTTTTTTACATTAATTGCAGGTCAAactcttgtgcttagatttttatctagccttctttttttcaccatctgaacccctttcatttgttctccctctagccaccaaaccaacaccaacagatttattggtagacaTCAACTTATCATCAATTTTCTACTTgctttatagatttttttttacgtcctcaatagagattgtcttcctaccataaatcatggtatccctaaatacttataagatggaggcagagaacataacagtAATAGGACCAAATCTTTATCATCATTATTTTAAAAttagtaacaatagaattaaaCTCAGATATGTGAGATTTAATAGAagaccttcacccatatgaaagGTATATAGTtattgcttcaatctcaacctattggtgaggaatttggtgaggtagagattctctaacttaacccataactctgcagtcGTTTTCTCAGAGGGAACTCCCTgcagaacatcattcgaaagacacaactgaatagcagaaagggctttatcatccaaatcattCCAATCATCATcagacatagttgcaggtttcttcaccTTCCAAAAtaaggttttcttcaaaccctgctgtgTGAGAAtagccatcattcgaaccttCCATAAACTAAAATTGATATTGCCATCGAACTTACCAATATCATATTTAATTGAAGAAGACATGGATCAAAGTAACCCAaagctctgatactaatttgttagatcaaacaccaagaaatatgaaaataaagagacaatagatctacatgacacaaagatttaacgaggttcacacaccagtgtattgtgctacatcctcgggcgaagaagaagatgttacactatgtagaagagagattacacccgaGCAATGGTGGGAAAACTAGCCCTGAAACTCTAGcttgaaaaacccccaaaaatacaatgactttctcaacaagataatagtacattatatactccaagtcaaaAGTCGACCCACAGGGTTGTAGTCGATCAGGTCAAACCCCACATCCCCATATGAGATTAGTGATGggccctctacttccatcacagatctcagaaaacttcacattcaggtcaccaccaaaatatgtcagaagcgggtcaatcttcaaaacaagtCAATAATTCGAGACAGACTTAATAGATATTATATGTAAAAAAATCTAATTACTGCATCTAAATAAGACATTTAGCGATAGATATTTAATTAGTAGTATTTCTATATAATCGCTACTAAATATTTATCTTTAGCAACGGTAAGAAAATACCGTCACCAAATGTATCCTTTCAAAGTTAAAATATTTAACAGCCtctaataaaaatattttatatttaaaatgaaAACTTAGCATTCCAGTTGCACAATGCTTACAAATTATTTACAAAAGTTCAATAAATATTAATTATTGGCAAAAGGTTTTCTGCACAACTGTGCGTAATAGATGACCATGTACACAACCGTTATATTGGGATGATAATCTATGGTACAAGGGCTTTAAACTATTAATGCACTCAACAGTTAGGGGTGGTGGTTTGGGCTTAAAGCTGGATGTACAAAAAGATTATGATTCCCTATCTTGGGAATTTCTCTATGCTACTTTGGAGAAATTTGAATTTTCCAGTAGATGAATAAACAGGATTCATCAGATGTTGATTTCTTCAAGGATTTCTATCCTATTGAATGGGGtctggttggtttctttggtgttGGCAGAGGTCTAAGGCAAGGAGATCCCATCTCTCCAATCCTTTTCATCCTGGCAGAGGAAGTGTTGTGTAGGGGATTGAAGAACCTTATTATGGAAGGGAAACTGAAAGCCCTCCCTGGCCCTAGAGGTGCAGCTACCCCTTCCCATCGTCTCTTCACTTTCGTTTTTATGAACGAATCAGCCAAGTATGTTAAACAGCTGCATGAATTTTCATCAAAGTATCAGGCTTTCTCTAGCCAGAAAATTAATTTGGAAAAAAGTAAGTTGTTCTTTGGGAAGATTGCTCTGCATAGAAAGCAATTTATTAGTGAATACCGCATAGAAAGCAATTTATTATTGTGGCAGAGAACCTTCCCATAAAATATCTGGGAGTTGAGTTCTTAAAAGGTAGAGTAAGAACTGTCACTTACTTCCTCTACTTGATAAGATAAAAGGTAGACTATCGGGGTGGAAAGGCAAACTCCTCTCTATGGCTGGGAGGGTGGATCTTGTGCGGTTAGTCATCTCAGGTATCCCTATTCACAACTTCTTTGTGTACTAGTGGCCAGAAGGGACAGTGAAGGTGGTTGAGCACTAGATGCAGAACTTTATTTGGCTAGGTGATATGGAGGTGGCTAAGAAGGTTGTGGTAAAATGGGAAGATATGTGTAAGCACAAGAGGGAAGGTGGATTAGGAATTAGAGGAGTGCACGAGGTGAATTTTTCTTGCTTATGCAAACTGGTGTGGCAAATCAAGCATGAAGACTCTATCTTGAGTAGGTTCTTCAAGGAGAGATTTATTAAAAAGGATGGATTGTTGAGGCATGGTTATAAATCCTCTTCCATTTGGCCTGGTTTGAAAAAGGTTTGGAATTTTGTCGTTGACAATGAGTAGTGGATTGTTGGCAATGGGGAATGTATTAATTTCTGGTTGGATAGATGGTTGGGTATGAATTCCATTGCAGAGTAATCAAATCTGGACCCTAATCTCTTCTCGAGATTGAACGTAAAAGTGGCAGATTTTATTTCCAAGTCTTCTTGGGTTATCCCCCTGGTTGAATCAGAATTTCTTGCTGCTATTTGGGAGAAAACGAAgcaaattttcattcataatgTTGAGGACTCTTGCCTCTAGCGTCTCACCCCATCAGGTACTCTCTCCATTAAATCGGCTTGGGATGAAGCTcgaaaaaaacatgaaaaagtaGGTTGGTTTAATATCATTTGGGAATCAGGTGTACAGCCAAGGCAATCTATTTTTGCTTGGCGTTTGATTCAGAATAAAATGCCAACGGACGACATGATCCACAGAAGAGGGGTTAATTTGGCATCTAAATGTTGTCCCTGCGGTAAAGAGGAAGAGTCGATATCCCATATTTTTTACAATTGTGACTTCGCAATAAACCTATGGAGGGCTTTTTGTAGTGGTTTTGGAATCCAGTGGCCTTACTTTGTTGATATGAGCAGCCTCATAGCTAGGTGGAAGCAATCTGCAAGGAAGATCCATTTCAAATCTGTGTGGATGTGTGGTTTCTCCCTTGTTCCCTATAGTATTTGGCAAGAAAGAAATGCTAGGCGCTTCCAAGAGATCTCTAAGAGTGTCAGACACTACTTTGCTATGGTGAAGGGTGAGATCAGTCTTTAGGAGATAGGTAGCATAGGATCCCCTCTTTCTTCTGAAGATCTTCTTTGTGCTAGAAATCTAGGCATTTCCATAATGCATTATCAGCCAAAGGAGATTCTCGAAGTGTTTTGGTGTTTGCCCCCCCGATTGGGTTAAGCGCAACACATACGAATGCTCTCTGGGAAACCCGGGAAAAGCAAGGGCAGGTGGGatttttcaaaatgacaaagCTGAAGTTCTGCAGTAGTTCAAAAAATTTTTGGGGTCccaaacaaattttgaagcagaaataATGGTTGTCATTTTGGGTTTGGAAGTTACAAGAGAGATGGGGATCACTAAATTCTAGATTGAGTGTGATTCGGTGGCTGTGGTTATCCTCATTTCGAATTGGAAAATCCCATGGATTGGATTACAAAGGTGGATGATTCTGATTCCATACCTACAATCGCTGACTTGGAAAATAACTCATTGCCTTCGTGAAGCAAATCCGGTTGTGGACTTCCTACCTAAGTCGGCTGCAAAGTATGAGTTATCTTCTCCAATATCTACTTGGCCTATGCTAGTTCTACTGGATCTGGAATTAGATAGTCAATGTCATCCTAGATTTCGATTTCAATGATGTTCTTCAGTGTTATTTTTCCTTTAGGATTGGGTCTTAGGTGTGGtttcttctctgctgatggaaatgccgaaggtggagttatCTCCCTTTGAGCCCAATTGAGGATCTTTATTTACCCTAGTAGtatattctcttctcttttttaatacatataaTCTTAGCGAAAAAAAACTATGGTGCAAGGGCTCCATTTGCTAGCCTCATGGATAATTTCATTACCTTCACGAGCAAGATCACGTCCCTCATTACGAGCTTGTCCACACATTTCTAGGGCTACTCGATTAGCCACGACACCCAGTGCATTTCCTCAAGGGTGTCCTCAAGTTTATTCCCTTTATCACTTATGATGGATGTAtgcatgttattttttattttatttttttgggaaggtcagcaaattatattatataaaaagaataacaGCTTACAAAAGAACCTTTACATCTCTATTCCACCTTCAGTGTGGCCATCGGCAGAACAAAAATCCAAAGCTAAATAAAccgaaaaattacatgaaacgAGTCTTGGCCTATGCTGGGAATCCCACTCTAGATGAAAAGTGATGAATGTAGGAGCCATATCCCAGGTAGTTGAAGTTCTTGATGCAACTGCATGCTTCTAGATCGTGCACCATGCATGACCATACATAAACGTCTCcccatatttattttataaatattttagaaaatagttTTAAGGTCCAATCAATGGTTTAGATTCTCTATGCATAGAATTGCAACGGACAAGGCTAGTGACAATAATTATTTCCATGGTCCAAGATCTATTACATAATATTATAAAGTGTAGGGACTAAATTATAATAAACTATTGTTTTAGGAATTATAAGAGTTATATGTACTTGACGTTTTATTCATTGGTCATGTGGCAGCTGTTTTGGACCGTTGTTTTTGCAATGAGAAGTGGCTAGATTTATTTCATAATATTTTGCAGCGGAATTTATTATGTATTGCTTCTGATCATTCTCCCATGATGGTGCTATCGGATTCTGTTCCAAAGTCTagtaatatttcttttcatttccaCTCTTTTTGGATGGAAGACGAAATTTTTATCTCAGTGGTGGAGAAGGCGTAGAGTAGTGAGATTGGGGGCTGCCCGATATTTATTTTAACCCAAAAGCTTAAGTTATTAAAGCTTGAGTTGCGTTCCTGGGCTAAGGAAATTTTCCCGGATCTGAATAAAGAGGTGAACAAagtttttgaaaatttgaaattggtTCAATCTCAAATTAAGGCTTTGGGGatgtcaaatgatttttttttaataaggaaGTTGATGCTAAAATGGCTCTTCTAAGGGCTTCCCAGTTGCAGGAGAAGTTTTGGGCAAAGAAAGCAAAAATAAGATGGATGAAAAATGGGGATAGGAATTCTAAATTTTTCCATCACTGTGTCAAAATGAGGTGTGCTAGGAACTAGATAAGTTCCATTAAGAGAGAGGATGGTTCTTGGATTTATGATCCTCGGGAAGTATCTACTTATATTGAAGATTTCTTTGAGGATTTTCATGGTGTTACGCCTGGTTATGATCATTATGACCTGCTGGATTTTATTCCATGTGAGTTGGATGAAAGGGATAATGACTTTCTAGAAGCAGTCCCAGCTATAGAGGAGATCAAGTGTGCGGTTTGGGAGTTGGACCCTGATAGTTCTCCCGGTCCTGATGGCTTTCTAAGAGGACTTTTTAGACGTTGTTGGGAAATTGTGGAGTGGGATTTCTGTAGAGCTGTCAAGAGTTTTTTCTTGTAAAGGTGTCACTTTTATTCCTAAACTTGTAGGGGCTTCCTCTCTGGATAAATTCAGACCTATTTGCATGGTCAATTTCTTCTGTAAGTTTCTATCCTAGATCCTTGCCTTAAggctctctctttttcttccaagGTTAGTATCGGATGAGCAGGGggcttttcaaaaagggaagaTCATCTCTACAAATATTAGTTTAGCCTCTGAGCTAGCTAATTTGATGTTCTTTGCGGTGAGGGGTGGTGGAATGGGGATCAAGCTGGATGTCCAAAAGGCTTATGATTCTCTCTCATGGGATTTCCTTTTTGCGACCCTGAGTAAATTTGGCTTCTTAGCAAAGTGGGTGCAATGGATCCATCAGCTCCTTATTTCTTCTAGAATGCCGGTCCTAGCTAATGGAGAACCTGTGGGCTATTTCGGTGTTGGTCGTGGTCTGAGGCAATGGGACCCTGTTTCACTCCTTCTATTCATTGTGGTTGAAGGGGTACTCTGTAGAGGGTTGAAGGGTCTCGTGGCTGATGGGAAATTAAAATGTCTCTCAGGTCCAAGAGGTATTACTACTCCTTCTCATCATCTATTCGCtaatgatattttcatttttatgaatgcatcaGCTGAATATGTGAGAAACTTGCATAGTTTCCTTTCCAAGTATCAGGAATTCTTGAGTCAGAAAATTAACTTGGATAAAAGTAAGGTTTTCTTTGGGAAGGCGGCTCCTCACAGGAAGTATATCATCAGTGATTGGTTGGGCATCAACGCGCCCTCTCGTTTGGAAAAATACTTAGGGACGAAAATTTTTCAGGGTTGGGTCACTAAATCTCATATGCTTCCTTTGGTTGATAAAATCAAGGATAGGCTGGCAGGGTGGAAATAAGGTAAGCTCTTATCAATGGTGGGTCGTGTGGAGTTTGTGAAATTTGTGATTTCTAGTATCCCAGTTCATAGTTTTGTTGCATACTGGTGGCCTGAATCAGTGGTGAAAATGGTAGAGCGATGGGTTCGCAATTTTATTTGGGCAAGTGATATGGAGGTCCAAAAGAAAATTGTTGTTAAATGAGAGGATGTGTGGAAGCCTAAGAAGGAGGGAGGATTGGGGATTCGCAAATTCAGAGATGTTAATGTTACCTGTCTTTGCAAGTTGGTGTGGCAGATCAGGAATGAGGACACTATTATGGCAAAAAAATTTCAGAGGGCGGTTCTTGAACAAGGATGGTTTTTTGAAGGGTGGTTATAAAATGTCGTCCATTTAGCCGGGCTTGAAAAAATTTTGGAATATTGTCTCTGATAATATTCAGTGGATGGTGGGAAATGGGAAAAAGTCCAATTTTTGGTTTGATAAATGGCTAGGGAACTCATCTTTGGTGGCCTCATCGGGGATGGATGAATCTTCTTTTCCTGGTTTTTCCTCAAGGGTCATTACCTTTATAGATAATGGTAGATGGAGTTTTCCAAGGGCTGAATCTACCTTTCTATTGGATTGTTTTGCTTTGGCAAAAAATTCAATAATTCCTTCTAATGATGAGGATGTTTGCCATTGGTGTCCATCTTCCTCAGGAATTTTTTCAATCAAGTTGGCTTGGGAGGTGATTCACCATCCATCTCCTTCTATTGGGTGGCATTCGATTGTTTGGAGAACGAAGATTCAGGCTCACCAAGCAAGTTTTGGCTGGAGattgatgaaaggaaaaatTCCTATTGATGATTTGGTTAAAAAGAAAGGTATTTCACTTGCTTCCAAGTATTATTTATGTGGTGCTACTCAGGATTCTCTTCAACATATTTTTTTACCAATGTAGTTTTTCTACTAATGTTTGGAGAAATTTCTGCGACTGCTTTGGGAGAGTTTGGCTTGTTTTTAATGATGTGGAGTTTTTGTTGTCTTAATGGAAGTCAAATGCTAAATCAATTTCCTTCAAGTGGGTGTGGCTACCTGGATTTATTTTAATCCCTTTTTTTATATGGCTGGAGAGGAATTCCAGAATTCATGACGGGATCCAACGATCTGTGGAGCAACTGTTTGGGCTGATTAGAAATGATATAAGCCTTCAGTCTTATTACATTTTAGGGACTGCTTTATCAATTTCAGATCTTTTGTGTGCTAGGAGGATTGGGTTCCAGATCTCCAATCGTCGGCCTCAGGAATTTTTTGTAGTTTTTTGGTGTACTCCTGCGGAGGATTGGATTAAATTGAACACTGATGGCTATTCGTTGGGAAATCTAGGCAGGGCAGGTATAGGTGGTGTGTTTCGTGATAGTAACTCTAAGGTTAAAGGTAAtttcagagttttttttttttttttggctaaagatcattgtattaagaaaaagaaaagaatatacaaaaagGAGATTATACACTTACAACACTTAGACTAAGGGAATAAAAccaaccccaccttcggcattgccatcagtaggagaAGACTTTAGACCTTAGACTAACAACCATGAAAAACCGAAAACTCTTAGGGAATCGGAATCTTGGCCATTTGGCTGCATCCAATTCCATCTCCATAGACATAAGCTGAGGCCAGACCTCGATAGGGGAATTGGTTTCAAATCTTGCTGTTGTTTTCGCCAAGAAATCAGCGACCACATTAGCTTCGCGATAGCAGTGAGTCACCTTCCAAGAAGTAGAACCCAAATAAGGAAGAACACCCCTCCATCTCTGCTGAATAAACCATGGCACCAGCTCTTTGGAGAATAAAATCACCACTGCAACATAGTCACATTCGATCCAAAGATTTTGGATACAAAGATTTTTAGTATGTGCCAGACCGACAATGAGAGCTAAGAATTCAGCATCAAAATTCATTCTAAAACTaaaaaattttctaaaattcaACAGAGCTTCACCCTTATAGTTTCTAAACACACCAACTACTCCAGCCTTTCCAGGGTTCCCCAGCGAGCACCCATCAGTATTTAGCTTATTCCAGTTTTGAGGGGGAAGACACCATCGAACTTCAAAGATTTCTCTTTGCTTGCCAATTACACGTGGAACTCCCACTCTCCTGGCACAAAGTAAATCAGATACCGACAGATTCTTCCCAAGGTGCACTGTCGAAATCATGCCTATATCTCCTTTAATATCGCAAATCTTTGCCTATGATGCCAAGATGTCTTATCGTGGAATCTCATATCCTCTCCATCGAAACAGCATAAGGAATTAAAACCACTCCACTAAGCCACACTTTTGAAAAAGTGATGGATTTTGCCTTCCACCATCGGAATAGATCCTCCATCCTTGCGAACTGATGCCATCTGACTCCAATAACTCGCAAAACATATTCCACAAGGCCTGGATATACTCACAGTGAACAAATAGATGGAGAATAGATTCTTCTGCCTTTCCACATAAACCACATCTCAAAGGCATCACAATCCCCCTTTTGTGCACTTGATCATCAGTCAGTAGTCTACCATGAGACAATCTCCATCCAAATACAGCTTGCCGGGGCTATAGGTAAGATTTCCAGAGTATGAAAAGCCAAGAAACGTGGGAATTTTTGCTTCTTATCTCTTCCCAAGCACAGGCCAAAGAAAAGGCTTCAGAATTAGACAATTTTCGATGGCAAACATCCTCTAAATTCGACAGGGAGATTCTCTTAGCCTTCTCAAATGTTTTAGATAAAAGGTGGAAGAAATCTGCCACCTGTAGctgcctcctagtgagcacttCTAGGTTTAGATTTGAAGATTCTGCCAATGAAGAATTTTCTAACCATCGATCCTTCTATAAGCTAATCTTATTGTCATTTCCTACTGTCCAACTCTCCATATTAGAAACAAAATTCCACACCCTTTTTAGGCCCGGCCAGATAGAGGAGGACTTGTACCTCTTGAGATAGCCATTGCCGGTAATAAACCTTGCTCTGAAAAATTTGCTCATTCTAGAATCCTCATGCTTGATCTTCCATGCTAGCTTACATAAACATGCTCTGTTAATGTCTCACAGCTTCCACATACCCAGACCTCCCTTTGTCTTTGGCTTACAACAATCCTTCCATTTGACAGTGGTTTTTTTCTGACCCTCCTTTTGGCctgaccaaataaaattcctcatccatgttTCTACAATTTTAATTGATGCctgaggccaccaataaactgcaaAATTATGAATAGGAATGCTCGAGATTACTGATCGAACCAATTCAATGTGACCTGCCCTCGAGATCAACTTCCCTTTCCAGGCTGATAGTCTACATTTGATCTTATCCAGCAGAGGTATCCTGGGGTCGAGATCTTCAAAGGCACTGTCAAGATGGATAGGCTGCTTCCTctaatggataaaattaaatctcgACTATAGGGATGGCAAGGCAAACTTCTTTCAATGGCAGGTCGTGTAGAGCTCATTCGGTCTGTGATTTCAGGTATACCTATTCATTACTTCtccatttattggtggcctgaatcGGTGATTAAAATGGTGGAGCGTTGAATTAGAAATTTCCTGTGGTCAGGGGATATTTACATAGTGAAGAAAATTGCTGTGAAATGAGAAGATGTGTGCCGgactaaggaggaagggggtttgGGTATCATGCGATTGAGGGATGTGAACTGTGTAGGGCTCAGCAAACTAGTGTGGCAAATGAAGCATGAAGGTACTACTTTTAGTACCTTCTTGCGGGCTAGGTTTGTGAATGAAGGTGGAGGTCTTAAGAAGGGTTATAAATCGTCCTCGGTGTTTAAAGGAATTGCGAAGATGTGGAATTTTGTATCTCTATCGAAGTGTTGGATGGTGGGTACTGGTGAGGACATATTGTTTTGGCATGATCGATGGATAGGCCCCCTTTCTATTACTGAGCTCTCCCcccttcctttttctcatttttctcaaAGCACTTGTAGAGTGGCAGACTTTATTGGAGATAGTAAGTGGTGTCTTCCTCTTGTTCAGTCTGACTTTTTATGTGATATATTCAATGCAATAGGGAATATATTCTTGCCATGGGGTTAGAAAGACCGATGCTGCTGGTCTTGATCCTCCTTAGGATCCTTCTCCACTAAATCGGCCTGGGAAGCACTAAGAAAGGTTTCTCCTAAAGTGGGCTGGGCAATAGTGGTGTGGGGCTCAAATTTGATCCCCCGCCAatcggtgtttggatggagactCATGCATGGGAAGCTTCCTTGTGATgacaaggtaaaaagaaaaggagtccCGCTCCCTTCTAGGTGCGAGGTGTGCAATAAGGCTGAGGAGTCTATAAATCATTTGTTCTTGGAATTTGATGGAGCTGTCTACATTTGGAGGGCATTTGCTAAAGCCTTTAGATTTCATTGGCCCTATCAGTGGGAAGATTTTTCAGCGCATGTTTCATGGTGGATTCAAAATTCCAACGCCATTGGATAGTCTCAAATGTGGATGGTAGGTTTGATTCTAGTTCCatactttatttggatggaaagaaactcATGGAGATTTAGGGGGATTCATCGATCTTATGGTCAAGTCTTTCATACAATAATGGAGGAGGTTAGAAGATGTGGCCAAGGTAAGAGTGATAGAATTAAATCTCACTTGGATTCTGAGAGATGCTTGAAGCTAAATATTGCGGTACCAAGGGTGCGGGAAATCTTCTGGCTGCCTTCTATGGATGGTTAGTGGAAGCTAAATTGTGATGGCTCGtccttgggtaatccagggaatgcAGGAGTAGGTGGCCTTATAAGGGACAGCAAGTGCCAGATTGCATCGATTTATAGCTTCTTTTTAGGAATTGCTTCGAATTTCTAAGCTGAATTCCAGGCTATGATTGAAgaaattgagagagaaagagagatgaattGTGCATCGGATCAAAAGTGATTCGGGCACTGTGGTGCTCATGGTTCAAAGGGGTCTGGTCCCGTGGTTTGTTTGGCAAAGGTggtcttcccttatttcttatctCAGAGGTATAAGATGGAAAATAACTCATTGCTATAGGGAGGCAAATCCTATAGCAGATTTCCTGGCGCAGACGACAGCTAAGAAGGAAGCGTCTTCATCAATTGTGGCAAGGCCTCCCGAGGTGCTTGAGTTTTTGGCTGAGGATGCGATGGGTAGATCACGCttcagattttattagcttTCATTTTCTGCTTTTATGCCTAGTGCCCctcttctgctgatggcaatgccgtaggtggagGTGGGTCCTAGGATTTGTGctagtttggttttttttttggatcttctTAAGATGGATCCTCTTTGTAcagttttttccccttttcatctcttaatatacatgaccttttagcaaaaaaaaaaaaaaaaagcaaggcaATAGGAGAGATTTAGTTACTCTTCCATTGTAGCTTTCCACACGGAGGTACTTTGTTGGGAATTTAGATATCTGAATACCCAAGTACTCGCTAACAAACTGTTTTCTATGAGGAGCcaccttcccaaagaaaatcTTGCTTTTATCCAGGTTAAAAAACTGACCAGAGAAAGACTGGTATTTATCTAAGAAAGAGTGCAGATTTCTTACATATATTGCCGAcgcattcatgaaaatgaagatgctGTCCGCAGATAGCAAGTGAAACGGAGTGGACACTCCTCTTGGCCCTAGCAATGACTTAAGAGCACCCTCAGCAACCATACTTCTTAACCCTCTACAAAGCACTTCTTCTTCCAATATAAAAAGGATGGGAGATATCGGATCTCCTTGGCAAAGGCCATACCCCACAAAAAAGAAGCCCACCGGCCCCCCATTTACTAATACCGAAATCCTAGCAGATACAAggatttcatgaatccaagaTATCCACTTTCGAGCGAAACCAAACTTTCTTAGGACTTCAAAAATAAACCAAGAAAGCGAGTCGTATACTTTCTGAGCATCAATTTTGATCACCATACCTCCTCCCCTGACTGCAGAATCCATTAGATTTTCCAACTCTGAAGCTAGGCTGATATTCTTATAtattattttccccttttggAATGCACCTTGTTCCTCTAAAATCAACCTAGGAAGCAGCACTGAAACTCTATTTGCCATAATTTTTTATAGCACCTTGCAAAAGAAATTTCCCATACAAATCGACTTATATTTATCTAGGGTCGTAGCTTCCGGCACCTTCGGGATTAGAGTGAGAAAACAGTTGTTCACATCTTTAGGAAGAAACCCTGTTTTGAAGAAGTGCTTTGTAGCCCTGCAAAAATCCGCTTCAACAATATTCCATACTCTTCTAAAGAATTTCCCATGGAATCCATCAGGCCCAGGAGAACTGCCTGGATCTACAtcccaaaaataatttttaatttcttccaAGGAGGGCATAGCCTCTAAACAAAACGCATCTGCATCAGAAATCTCCTAAGGGATACAATTCAATAAGTCATGATGAGGTGTAGTCTG of Macadamia integrifolia cultivar HAES 741 unplaced genomic scaffold, SCU_Mint_v3 scaffold3160, whole genome shotgun sequence contains these proteins:
- the LOC122067836 gene encoding uncharacterized protein LOC122067836, which produces MNKQDSSDVDFFKDFYPIEWGLVGFFGVGRGLRQGDPISPILFILAEEVLCRGLKNLIMEGKLKALPGPRGAATPSHRLFTFVFMNESAKYVKQLHEFSSKYQAFSSQKINLEKNFFEDFHGVTPGYDHYDLLDFIPCELDERDNDFLEAVPAIEEIKCAVWELDPDSSPGPDGFLRGLFRRCWEIVEWDFCRAILALRLSLFLPRLVSDEQGAFQKGKIISTNISLASELANLMFFAVRGGGMGIKLDVQKAYDSLSWDFLFATLSKFGFLAKWVQWIHQLLISSRMPVLANGEPVGYFGVGRGLRQWDPVSLLLFIVVEGVLCRGLKGLVADGKLKCLSGPRGITTPSHHLFANDIFIFMNASAEYVRNLHSFLSKYQEFLSQKINLDKSKVFFGKAAPHRKYIISDWLGINAPSRLEKYLGTKIFQGWVTKSHMLPLVDKIKDRLAGWK